In Caldisphaera lagunensis DSM 15908, a single genomic region encodes these proteins:
- the hflX gene encoding GTPase HflX — MELNKTKNAFLILSSKFYNHFEEALILANTAGYEIVGTKRFRGGKRITDGLIEIVKNNKKELDFDTVIYYGDIEPSSVFKLEKETKIRVLDRVQLILEIFALHAGSKEALLQIEMARIRHDLPIIREYIRRTKLGELPGFLGPGRYGIDTYKKQLTSRLSKIKRDLEDLRITEQERLKRRKELGMINIPIVGYASAGKTSLFNIITGESKPVGPEYFTTLFPKHKTINYNGLKLAFVDTVGFIRDVPPEVIEAFYSTLEEVTISDIIVFVIDITENENDIKEKILAGTDILKKLNALNKPIIFALNKIDEIDKIKIYDKIEFVKKTFPNDKMVLISAKKNIGIDALLNEIINITKNLNIY; from the coding sequence TTGGAATTAAATAAAACTAAAAATGCTTTTTTAATTTTATCAAGCAAATTTTATAATCATTTTGAAGAAGCTCTTATTCTTGCTAATACAGCAGGCTATGAAATAGTTGGCACAAAAAGGTTTAGAGGGGGTAAAAGGATAACAGATGGATTAATAGAAATCGTTAAAAACAATAAAAAAGAATTGGATTTTGATACAGTAATTTATTATGGGGATATAGAACCTTCTTCAGTTTTTAAGCTTGAAAAAGAAACAAAAATAAGAGTATTAGATAGAGTTCAATTAATTTTAGAAATTTTTGCCTTGCATGCTGGTAGTAAAGAGGCACTATTGCAAATAGAAATGGCACGAATTAGGCATGATTTACCTATAATTAGGGAATATATAAGGAGAACCAAATTAGGAGAACTCCCAGGCTTTTTAGGCCCAGGTAGATATGGAATTGATACATATAAAAAACAGCTTACATCGAGACTTTCTAAAATTAAGAGAGATCTTGAAGACTTGAGAATAACTGAGCAAGAAAGGTTAAAGAGAAGAAAAGAGCTTGGCATGATAAACATTCCAATAGTTGGCTATGCATCAGCAGGAAAAACTTCTCTATTTAATATAATAACAGGAGAGTCAAAACCTGTTGGGCCTGAATATTTTACAACACTATTTCCAAAGCATAAAACCATCAATTATAATGGTTTGAAGTTGGCCTTTGTAGATACTGTTGGATTTATAAGAGATGTCCCACCAGAGGTTATTGAGGCATTTTATTCAACGTTGGAAGAAGTAACTATATCAGATATAATTGTTTTTGTTATAGATATAACAGAAAATGAAAATGATATAAAAGAAAAAATACTTGCTGGAACTGATATTTTAAAGAAATTAAATGCATTAAATAAACCAATAATTTTTGCATTAAATAAAATAGATGAAATCGATAAAATAAAAATCTATGATAAAATAGAATTTGTTAAGAAAACTTTTCCAAACGATAAAATGGTATTAATTTCTGCTAAGAAAAACATCGGTATTGATGCATTATTAAATGAAATAATTAATATAACCAAAAATCTTAATATATATTAA
- a CDS encoding digeranylgeranylglycerophospholipid reductase translates to MTKNYKFDVVIVGLGPAGSTLAYFLKNSGLNVAGIDMVDEDGLWGKPCGDAIGKHHFEETGLPFPEGKELSQKVDGIDIISPKKDIVLRVQGEGFVINRNQYGRKLVKEAEKSGISIFLKTRVTSPKIQDNKLIGVSAILPNGENALFEGNIIVDATGNGGLLRRLLPKEWPPNEPLNPLDTNIAYREIRDLNYDIEEPSYLRIYLDQEISPGGYWWYFPEGKNRANIGLGVQGGMNYPTPNTIFKTRLEQIDIVKNHTDVINASGSKVPTRRPANTLVWNNFIGIGDNGFTVNPVHGGGMGYAFVSSYYSSQTIINAFQNKDFSAKSLWEANLKYVKAIGKRQAALDIFRIFLQRLSNDDIEYGLKHGVMKAQDAYETSVTGELKANMGLLEKATLALKMLGRPSLLSKLVIVDDYMKKVQKVYDVYPQSPLELNDWVSYVTSLYKEYKAKLGI, encoded by the coding sequence TTGACGAAGAATTACAAATTCGATGTAGTAATAGTTGGTTTGGGACCTGCAGGATCAACTCTAGCATATTTTTTAAAAAATAGTGGATTAAATGTTGCCGGTATCGATATGGTTGATGAAGATGGTTTATGGGGAAAACCATGTGGGGATGCTATAGGCAAGCATCACTTCGAAGAAACAGGACTTCCATTCCCTGAAGGAAAAGAACTAAGCCAAAAAGTTGATGGTATTGATATAATAAGTCCTAAAAAAGATATAGTTTTAAGGGTTCAAGGAGAAGGCTTTGTAATAAATAGAAATCAGTATGGAAGAAAATTGGTAAAAGAAGCAGAGAAATCAGGTATTTCTATATTTTTAAAAACAAGGGTTACTTCTCCAAAAATACAAGATAATAAGCTAATAGGAGTTTCTGCAATATTGCCAAATGGAGAAAATGCTTTGTTTGAAGGAAATATAATTGTTGATGCAACTGGTAATGGAGGACTATTAAGAAGATTATTACCAAAAGAATGGCCCCCTAACGAACCTTTAAATCCATTAGACACAAACATTGCATATAGAGAAATAAGAGATCTAAACTATGATATAGAAGAACCAAGTTATTTAAGGATATACTTAGATCAAGAAATTTCTCCTGGAGGATATTGGTGGTATTTCCCAGAAGGCAAAAATAGGGCAAATATTGGTTTGGGAGTTCAAGGAGGGATGAATTATCCAACACCAAATACCATATTTAAAACAAGGCTTGAACAAATAGATATAGTTAAAAACCATACAGATGTTATAAATGCTTCAGGTTCTAAGGTTCCAACAAGAAGACCTGCAAACACGTTAGTTTGGAACAATTTCATAGGAATAGGAGATAATGGATTTACCGTAAATCCTGTTCATGGGGGAGGTATGGGATACGCTTTTGTTTCTTCATATTATTCATCTCAAACAATAATAAATGCTTTTCAAAACAAAGATTTTTCAGCTAAAAGTTTGTGGGAAGCTAACTTAAAATATGTGAAAGCCATAGGAAAGAGACAAGCAGCTTTAGATATATTTAGAATATTCTTACAAAGATTATCAAATGATGATATAGAATATGGATTAAAACATGGTGTAATGAAGGCCCAAGATGCTTATGAAACAAGTGTAACAGGTGAATTAAAAGCAAACATGGGTTTATTAGAAAAGGCAACGCTTGCATTAAAGATGCTAGGAAGACCTTCACTTCTATCAAAGCTTGTTATAGTTGATGATTATATGAAAAAGGTCCAAAAAGTCTACGACGTATATCCCCAAAGTCCATTAGAACTTAATGATTGGGTTTCATACGTTACTTCATTATATAAAGAATATAAAGCAAAGCTTGGTATCTAA
- the hsp20 gene encoding archaeal heat shock protein Hsp20, with the protein MSNNPKKRKSIFDIFDDIMREMEEEMREFEESFEDLMKQQNVKGENPYYYGVRIFVGPDGVPKVEEFGNIKKGKYGKPIISDEIEPIVDVIDHNDEIWIVADLPGVAKENIKVNATEDKIYIKANSDIRKYSKEIDLPSKIDPDSVKASYKNGVLEIKVKKKNEEPKGKEIKIE; encoded by the coding sequence ATGAGCAATAATCCAAAGAAAAGAAAATCTATATTTGATATTTTTGATGATATTATGAGAGAAATGGAAGAAGAAATGAGAGAATTTGAAGAAAGCTTTGAAGACCTAATGAAGCAACAAAACGTTAAAGGAGAAAATCCATATTATTATGGAGTAAGAATTTTTGTTGGCCCAGATGGCGTGCCTAAAGTAGAAGAATTTGGTAACATAAAGAAAGGAAAATATGGGAAACCTATTATTAGCGATGAAATAGAGCCCATAGTTGATGTAATAGATCATAATGATGAGATATGGATTGTTGCAGATTTACCGGGAGTTGCAAAAGAGAACATAAAAGTTAATGCAACAGAAGATAAAATATATATAAAGGCAAACAGTGATATAAGAAAGTATTCTAAAGAAATTGATTTGCCCTCAAAAATAGATCCGGATAGCGTTAAGGCATCATATAAAAACGGGGTATTAGAAATAAAGGTTAAGAAGAAAAATGAAGAACCCAAAGGAAAAGAAATAAAAATAGAATAA
- a CDS encoding multiprotein bridging factor aMBF1, whose product MGEELYCEMCGTLIRGKPFKALVDGAEMILCATCYNKLMKSGRALPAPERKIEPKKVEKVKKTSKPIDQLEIIEGFGEEIRKGREAKGWTQAVLAQKLRISEAMLKKIESEKIKPSLDLAKRIEQILKIKILQPVEFDEGEEKGSSIDNVTFGDVVFVRRDED is encoded by the coding sequence GTGGGGGAAGAATTATATTGCGAAATGTGCGGCACGCTAATAAGAGGAAAACCATTTAAAGCGTTGGTTGATGGAGCAGAGATGATTTTATGTGCTACCTGTTATAACAAATTAATGAAAAGCGGAAGGGCTCTTCCAGCTCCAGAGAGAAAAATAGAACCCAAAAAGGTTGAGAAAGTTAAGAAAACAAGTAAACCTATAGATCAACTTGAAATAATTGAAGGCTTTGGAGAAGAAATAAGAAAGGGAAGAGAGGCTAAAGGATGGACGCAAGCAGTTCTTGCACAAAAGCTAAGAATTAGCGAAGCGATGCTCAAAAAGATTGAAAGCGAAAAGATAAAACCTTCCTTAGACTTGGCAAAAAGGATAGAACAAATATTAAAAATCAAGATACTTCAACCTGTTGAGTTTGATGAAGGGGAGGAAAAAGGATCATCAATTGATAACGTAACATTTGGAGATGTTGTATTTGTAAGAAGGGATGAAGATTAA
- a CDS encoding 30S ribosomal protein S17e, producing MGKVRTLMIKRLARELLKDHPDLFTEDFNMNKQVVGKITNYKSKRLRNQVAGYVTSLVKLSKKKQKIMEENIGSAQQQ from the coding sequence TTGGGCAAGGTAAGGACTTTAATGATAAAGCGTTTAGCAAGAGAACTATTAAAAGATCATCCAGATCTGTTTACAGAAGACTTTAATATGAATAAGCAGGTAGTTGGAAAGATTACAAATTATAAATCTAAGAGGCTTAGAAACCAAGTTGCTGGTTATGTAACAAGTTTAGTTAAGTTAAGCAAGAAAAAACAGAAAATTATGGAAGAAAATATTGGTAGTGCCCAGCAACAGTGA
- a CDS encoding 50S ribosomal protein L11 gives MPQEKVLTIQVEGGAAKPGPPLGPTLSSLGLNVKKVVDEINEKTKDFKGMTIPVKITINMSTKEYKIEVGIPTITTLLLREAGASEPSGDPEHKKVGDLKLEKVVEIAVRSRPKLLSKNLENAVKSILGSAKSIGLTVEGKNPKDVIKEIEDGKHKELLEKYENEYLR, from the coding sequence ATGCCCCAAGAAAAGGTATTAACAATACAAGTTGAAGGTGGAGCTGCAAAACCTGGTCCGCCATTAGGACCAACTCTCTCTTCTTTAGGATTAAATGTAAAAAAAGTAGTTGATGAAATCAATGAAAAAACAAAGGATTTCAAAGGAATGACAATACCTGTTAAAATAACTATTAACATGTCAACAAAAGAATACAAAATAGAGGTAGGTATTCCAACTATTACAACCTTACTTTTAAGAGAAGCAGGAGCATCAGAGCCTAGTGGTGATCCTGAACATAAAAAAGTGGGAGACTTAAAATTAGAAAAGGTAGTAGAAATAGCAGTAAGATCAAGACCAAAATTATTATCTAAAAACTTAGAAAATGCAGTTAAATCTATTTTGGGATCTGCTAAAAGCATAGGTTTAACAGTTGAGGGTAAAAATCCAAAAGATGTAATTAAAGAGATTGAAGATGGAAAGCATAAAGAACTTTTGGAAAAATATGAGAATGAATATTTAAGATGA
- the cysS gene encoding cysteine--tRNA ligase, which translates to MLRIQNTYGKKVEIFNPWNESIVNMYVCGPTVYDYTHIGHARTFVVFDAIKRYLSLKGYNIVYVQNITDIDDKIINRAKEKNVPWQEIANTYAIDYLNNLNKLNIKIDIHPRVTNHINEIINFIQNLIDKGYAYVSQSGSVYFSVDKYPNYGRLSNNFNKAYWNQGEGIVSEKKNPYDFALWKSYKEGEPYWESPWGKGRPGWHIECSVMSSRYLGNKIDIHGGGSDLIFPHHENEIAQSEAYFGSSPWVKYWLHTSMLTIKGEKMSKSLGNIISLNDAINTWGSNVLRLWLLSSHYRAIIEYSEQSLNQAKRLYERLNALSQEIVKRLKKEEYTSYMNNDDLEAFNNLKELISKWHDAMDNDFNMSEAIRYVWDLTDLYYKKIQNSESYALISYTYKVLQDMNKVYGVLDDVLTLDLHIEKNLTPELIDLILEVRKQLRENKLYDLADQIRSKLSSIGVKIIDKGNKSDYLITNE; encoded by the coding sequence GTGTTGCGTATACAAAACACATACGGAAAAAAGGTTGAAATATTCAATCCGTGGAATGAGTCTATAGTAAATATGTACGTCTGCGGCCCAACAGTTTATGATTATACTCATATAGGTCATGCAAGGACTTTTGTAGTATTTGATGCAATTAAAAGGTATTTGTCATTAAAGGGATATAATATTGTTTATGTCCAAAACATTACTGATATAGATGATAAAATAATAAACAGGGCAAAAGAAAAAAATGTACCTTGGCAAGAAATAGCAAATACATATGCTATTGATTATCTCAATAATCTAAACAAACTCAATATAAAAATAGATATACATCCTAGGGTTACAAATCATATAAATGAAATCATAAATTTTATTCAGAATTTAATAGATAAGGGATATGCTTATGTTTCACAGAGTGGAAGTGTTTATTTTAGTGTTGATAAATATCCAAATTATGGAAGATTAAGCAATAATTTCAATAAAGCGTATTGGAACCAAGGTGAAGGAATAGTTTCTGAAAAGAAGAACCCTTATGATTTTGCACTGTGGAAATCATATAAAGAAGGGGAGCCATATTGGGAAAGCCCATGGGGAAAAGGAAGGCCTGGATGGCATATTGAATGCAGCGTAATGAGTTCTAGGTATTTGGGAAATAAAATAGACATACATGGAGGAGGTTCAGATTTAATATTTCCTCATCATGAAAATGAAATAGCACAGAGCGAAGCGTATTTTGGCTCATCACCTTGGGTTAAATATTGGCTACATACTAGCATGCTAACAATAAAAGGGGAAAAGATGAGTAAAAGCCTTGGAAATATTATATCATTAAATGACGCAATAAATACATGGGGAAGTAATGTATTAAGATTATGGTTATTAAGCTCTCATTATAGAGCAATAATAGAATATTCTGAACAAAGTCTAAACCAAGCAAAGAGGCTTTATGAAAGATTAAATGCACTTTCTCAAGAAATAGTAAAAAGATTAAAGAAAGAAGAATATACGAGTTATATGAATAATGATGATCTGGAAGCTTTTAATAATTTAAAAGAACTAATATCAAAATGGCATGATGCCATGGATAATGATTTCAATATGAGTGAAGCAATAAGATATGTTTGGGATTTAACAGATTTATATTATAAGAAAATTCAGAATTCAGAATCATATGCATTAATTTCTTATACATACAAGGTTTTACAAGATATGAATAAAGTTTATGGTGTATTAGATGATGTCTTAACTTTAGATCTTCACATTGAGAAAAATCTAACACCTGAACTTATAGATTTAATATTAGAGGTTAGAAAACAGTTAAGAGAAAACAAGCTATATGATTTAGCCGATCAAATTAGATCCAAGCTTTCATCTATAGGAGTTAAAATTATTGATAAGGGTAATAAATCAGATTATTTAATTACAAATGAATGA
- a CDS encoding phosphoribosyltransferase family protein: MNIKIKLLAALKYRANGNEVIDIDANSWKDALKKLVNIYPELSIAIESDGTPKAGFMVFVDGVDYRIKDENEEAKEIYLLPVNHGGIEALLLLWEDIEKEVDTIADKIIKSDYKPDVIISILRGGVIPGRLLADRLDISDIGSMEIKLYIAAGQKGERPYMRQPVTLPIKDKRVLLVDDVSDSGLTLNFAIQAISLYMPLEIKTATLYVKPWTRLVPDFYSKEVDKWVVFPWEKKEFEKEAKSMHDLIIKSSK; this comes from the coding sequence TTGAATATTAAAATTAAACTTCTTGCAGCATTAAAGTATAGGGCCAATGGTAATGAAGTTATTGATATTGATGCAAATTCTTGGAAAGATGCCTTAAAAAAACTTGTTAATATATACCCAGAATTATCAATAGCAATTGAATCAGATGGAACTCCTAAAGCTGGATTTATGGTTTTTGTTGATGGAGTTGACTATAGAATAAAGGATGAAAATGAGGAGGCAAAAGAAATTTATTTATTACCAGTAAACCATGGTGGAATTGAAGCATTGTTATTATTATGGGAAGATATTGAAAAAGAAGTAGACACAATAGCAGATAAAATAATAAAATCAGATTACAAACCTGATGTAATAATATCTATATTAAGAGGGGGAGTAATTCCGGGAAGATTATTAGCAGATAGACTAGATATTAGCGATATTGGATCTATGGAAATAAAGCTATACATAGCAGCAGGCCAAAAGGGGGAGAGACCTTATATGAGACAACCTGTTACTTTACCAATAAAAGATAAAAGGGTATTGCTTGTAGATGATGTTAGTGATTCAGGGTTAACTCTAAATTTTGCAATACAAGCAATTTCATTATACATGCCATTGGAAATTAAAACTGCTACCCTTTATGTCAAACCATGGACTAGATTAGTTCCTGATTTTTATTCTAAAGAGGTAGATAAATGGGTTGTATTCCCATGGGAGAAAAAAGAGTTTGAAAAAGAAGCTAAATCTATGCACGACTTAATTATAAAAAGTTCTAAATAA
- a CDS encoding aldehyde ferredoxin oxidoreductase N-terminal domain-containing protein: MKFRSLHVDVSKDSYNYNEEDDEDILGIIDYGIKVHIKNKSYSIDPLDPSNPMVFGIGPFAGGIVIGSHRIVFIFKSPVSMGIHVSELGGAGFAFFRTGLDGVVIEGKSKDPSIITIYSGDKGDYVKIEHIKEEELNNIYNNYEGYKGTRALTQYIILKDKENIIKNRARVIVVGPSAFKTRFAGIFSYVLDEHNAKITSVSDSASRGGGGTVLAKGHNVVGIVVGGTLRRNNPNLGNIKIMNEISQNIYKKQYMPTLLDKTVKYRFDPNMKTGGTFGVNYVHYKELVPYLGYNNIYYSRGVRLILHDKIIENYWKPFQENVFDGGKLTDASKNCGEPCSVSCKKIYKGTKIDYEPAHGVGPISGIITMDESANLVNLLDDLGLDAIEAGHLISWIFDLIDKGLLNPEEVGLDDYPVFDPERLSKETSIKNANLARKLIEYIVFDENNKILKIISERGLRAAAKEFDDIYKERVSKIGIKYEDLLVYAPFGKEGYMTPNYYWSPGVLAPMYVLGKYWTDYSPSFKEPEDYASLSLKRAIFEYIVANAGFCRFHRGWAEELMSYMYKEMLNVNKDLYSHGLKMYKMIADYQLRSGAEPEYWESKKVMDIVASLAAETGITGWEDTMYHREKLKNWWERFYNKLNQELNK; the protein is encoded by the coding sequence ATGAAATTCAGATCACTACACGTTGATGTGTCCAAAGATTCTTACAATTATAATGAGGAAGACGATGAAGATATTTTGGGTATAATTGATTATGGAATTAAAGTTCATATTAAAAATAAAAGTTATTCAATTGACCCATTAGATCCAAGTAATCCAATGGTATTTGGTATAGGCCCCTTTGCAGGAGGCATAGTTATTGGAAGTCATAGGATAGTATTTATTTTCAAAAGTCCCGTATCGATGGGTATTCATGTAAGCGAACTAGGAGGGGCAGGATTTGCCTTTTTCAGAACAGGTTTAGATGGAGTTGTTATAGAAGGAAAATCAAAGGATCCTAGCATTATAACAATATATTCAGGGGATAAAGGAGATTATGTAAAAATAGAACATATTAAAGAAGAGGAGCTTAATAACATATATAATAATTATGAAGGTTATAAAGGTACAAGAGCCCTTACTCAATATATAATTTTAAAAGACAAAGAAAATATAATAAAGAATAGAGCAAGAGTTATTGTTGTAGGTCCTAGCGCTTTTAAGACGAGGTTTGCAGGTATTTTTAGTTATGTATTAGATGAACATAATGCAAAGATAACATCAGTTTCAGACTCGGCATCAAGAGGTGGAGGAGGTACTGTATTAGCTAAGGGTCATAATGTTGTTGGAATAGTAGTTGGAGGAACATTAAGAAGAAATAATCCAAATTTAGGGAATATAAAAATAATGAATGAAATATCCCAAAACATTTATAAAAAGCAATACATGCCAACACTTTTAGATAAAACTGTCAAATATCGTTTTGATCCTAATATGAAAACTGGAGGTACATTTGGAGTAAATTATGTGCATTATAAAGAGCTTGTACCATATTTAGGTTATAACAATATTTATTATAGTAGGGGCGTTAGATTAATTTTACATGATAAGATTATTGAGAATTATTGGAAGCCTTTTCAAGAAAACGTTTTTGATGGAGGTAAACTTACTGATGCATCCAAAAATTGCGGAGAGCCTTGCTCTGTTTCATGCAAAAAGATATATAAAGGGACAAAAATTGATTATGAGCCAGCTCATGGAGTAGGTCCAATAAGTGGTATAATAACTATGGATGAATCAGCTAATTTAGTTAATTTGTTAGATGATCTAGGATTAGATGCTATAGAAGCAGGTCATTTAATATCTTGGATTTTTGATTTGATAGATAAGGGTCTATTAAATCCAGAAGAGGTTGGATTAGATGATTATCCAGTTTTTGACCCAGAACGCCTTTCTAAAGAAACAAGCATAAAAAATGCCAATTTAGCAAGGAAACTAATAGAATACATAGTATTTGATGAAAACAATAAGATATTAAAAATAATATCTGAAAGAGGGCTTAGGGCTGCTGCGAAGGAGTTTGATGATATTTATAAAGAAAGAGTTAGTAAAATAGGTATTAAATATGAAGATTTGTTGGTATACGCACCCTTTGGAAAAGAAGGATACATGACCCCTAATTATTATTGGAGTCCAGGAGTTTTGGCACCAATGTATGTATTAGGGAAATATTGGACAGATTATTCTCCATCATTTAAGGAACCAGAAGATTATGCCTCTTTAAGCTTAAAGAGAGCAATATTTGAATATATTGTTGCTAATGCTGGCTTTTGTAGATTTCATAGAGGATGGGCAGAAGAATTGATGTCATATATGTATAAAGAGATGCTAAATGTTAATAAAGATCTCTATTCTCATGGATTAAAGATGTATAAGATGATAGCAGATTATCAATTAAGATCGGGAGCAGAACCAGAATATTGGGAATCTAAAAAGGTAATGGATATTGTTGCATCTCTTGCAGCAGAAACAGGAATAACAGGTTGGGAGGATACTATGTATCATAGAGAAAAATTAAAGAATTGGTGGGAAAGATTTTATAATAAACTTAACCAAGAACTTAATAAATAG
- a CDS encoding prenyltransferase gives MSKVRIKQIVMGSRPWALPMFIATYSIGVFTGFYYYKLFGLYLVLLIIIGAVGELLIHMMTNIINDYYDYIKGIDKANNTKRYHLILNSNLDPKDVKNISLILGIIGLLIGIFIAIMGRPWALLLGFIGFLLGLEYSAPPLYLKYYALGDFSVIISMLLLTLAGFYMYTGKISIVGILIGLPISLLIDDVLMANNIRDINRDKTSGAKTLSIILGYNKSKYLYISFIILSYTILAFLIIFKIYPIYVLIEVLTLPQAINIIKDALNNNFDFLDVKNAKLVSNFGILFVISLIIYIIIKII, from the coding sequence ATGAGCAAAGTAAGGATAAAACAAATAGTAATGGGTTCAAGACCTTGGGCCTTGCCAATGTTTATAGCAACATATTCTATTGGAGTATTTACTGGGTTTTATTATTATAAACTATTCGGATTATATTTAGTGTTGCTTATAATAATAGGAGCTGTAGGAGAACTTTTAATTCATATGATGACAAACATAATTAATGATTATTATGATTATATAAAAGGAATCGATAAAGCAAACAACACTAAGAGATATCATTTGATTTTAAATAGCAATTTAGATCCTAAAGATGTTAAAAACATTTCATTAATTTTAGGTATAATTGGTCTTTTAATTGGTATATTTATTGCAATTATGGGTAGGCCATGGGCGCTTCTATTAGGTTTCATAGGATTTCTATTAGGTTTAGAATATAGCGCTCCTCCATTATATTTAAAATATTATGCGTTAGGAGATTTTTCAGTTATTATATCAATGCTTCTATTAACTTTAGCTGGCTTCTATATGTATACTGGAAAAATATCAATCGTTGGCATTTTAATAGGTTTACCTATATCCCTTTTAATTGATGATGTTCTTATGGCAAATAATATAAGAGATATAAATAGAGATAAAACATCTGGAGCTAAAACATTATCAATAATTTTGGGATATAATAAATCTAAATATCTTTATATTTCATTTATTATTTTATCTTATACAATTCTAGCCTTTTTAATTATATTTAAAATATATCCAATATATGTATTGATAGAGGTTTTAACATTACCTCAAGCAATAAATATAATTAAAGATGCATTAAATAATAACTTTGATTTTCTAGATGTAAAAAATGCGAAGCTTGTTTCAAATTTTGGAATCTTATTTGTTATATCTTTAATAATATATATTATAATAAAAATAATTTAG
- a CDS encoding CBS domain-containing protein: MVSLKDILTKEKAITINYNTPISDVAKIMKEKGVDSVLIMKEDKIIGIFTEKDLVRAIADNASLNTPVSNYMSSKLITAKIDEPIVAIAYKMVESNIRHIPITNDQGTLLGVANIKDVLSLVLASGAWP, from the coding sequence TTGGTATCCTTGAAAGACATATTAACAAAAGAAAAGGCTATTACAATTAATTATAATACACCAATAAGCGATGTTGCAAAGATTATGAAAGAGAAAGGGGTTGATAGTGTATTAATTATGAAAGAAGATAAGATCATTGGTATATTTACCGAAAAGGATCTAGTTAGAGCTATTGCAGATAATGCTTCTTTAAATACTCCAGTAAGCAATTATATGAGTTCTAAATTAATAACTGCTAAAATTGATGAACCTATTGTTGCAATTGCTTACAAAATGGTTGAAAGCAATATAAGACATATACCCATAACAAATGATCAGGGCACTTTATTAGGTGTTGCAAATATAAAGGATGTATTAAGCCTAGTATTGGCATCGGGTGCTTGGCCTTAA
- a CDS encoding hypothetical protein (catalyzes the S-adenosyl-methionine-dependent 2'-O-ribose methylation of C56 in tRNA transcripts), whose protein sequence is MKGLEDLSKIYEKVYVLRLGHRPERDKRITTHVALVSRAFGANGFVLEGICDDKVRDSLLKASKSWGGKIDYICNVDGKEYVKKWREEGGEVINLTMYGINVEDVIDKIIISPKKKLIIVGAEKVERFYYDNSDYNVAIGWQPHSEVAALAIFLDRLFKGRELFYNYRDAPYKIIPSERGKKVERK, encoded by the coding sequence ATGAAAGGTTTAGAAGATTTATCAAAAATCTATGAAAAAGTTTATGTTCTAAGGCTTGGCCATAGACCTGAAAGAGATAAAAGAATAACAACTCATGTAGCATTAGTTTCTAGGGCATTTGGGGCTAACGGGTTTGTTTTAGAAGGTATATGTGATGATAAAGTAAGAGATTCATTATTAAAAGCTTCAAAAAGCTGGGGTGGAAAAATAGATTATATATGTAATGTTGATGGAAAGGAATATGTAAAAAAGTGGAGAGAAGAAGGAGGAGAGGTTATTAATTTAACAATGTATGGAATAAATGTTGAAGATGTTATTGACAAGATAATTATTTCTCCAAAGAAAAAACTAATAATAGTTGGTGCGGAAAAAGTTGAAAGATTTTATTATGACAATTCTGATTATAATGTAGCAATAGGTTGGCAACCTCATAGTGAAGTGGCTGCTTTAGCAATATTTTTAGATAGATTATTTAAAGGCAGAGAGTTATTTTATAATTATAGGGACGCACCCTATAAAATAATTCCATCTGAAAGAGGGAAAAAGGTTGAAAGAAAATAA